A window of Longimicrobiales bacterium genomic DNA:
AGTGGCTTTCTTCGGAGCAGCCTTCTTAGTGGCTTTCTTCGGAGCAGCCTTCTTAACGGCCTTCTTCGGAGCAGCCTTCTTAGTGGCTTTCTTCGGAGCAGCCTTCTTGGCAGCCTTCTTCGGAGCGGTTTTCCGTGCCGGACGCTTCTTCGCTCCGGAAGCCTTATTCGATGTCGGCTTAGCTGCGGCCTTCTTCTTGGGCGCAGCCTTCTTCTTGGACGCTGGTTTCTTTTTCTTCGTAGCCACGACATGCCTCCGGAACTGGGTGTGTCCGAACGGGAATTCAGGGGAATCGTTGTTACGAAACACCAAACGATGATTCCGCGCAATAGGGATGAGAGGCATGTGCACCGTATACAGTGCTGCCCCAGACTTTCCGCTACGATATCTCGTGCGATAGGTTCTTAGAAACGCATTGGGGATGGGGGGCGTAACGTGCTGACACCGACAGACTTCCTGCACGCACTCCGGGAGCGCGGCACAGTGCACGTAAGATGCGTGCGCTTTCGCCACAACCGCCACACGGTGTGGTCGCTGACACAGCGAGGTACGGTGTTGAACGTCCACGCCGCCTACCGCCGTGCGACACCAAGCCTGCTGGACGCGTTCGCCAGAATAGCGATCGAGGGAGGTATCACTTCTCGACATTCGCGCGCAGCCGCCGAAGAAATCAGTGACTGGCCTGACCTCAAGACAGCCCTCGCCGACCTGCGCCGGCAGCACGCAGACCGCACTGCAGGCTCAGTAGGCGGTGGCGCTGCACATTGTTGCGCCACTCCGGATCAACACGCCTACCTACGGACCTTGTATCACTTCTTCAATACCACTCGCTTCGACGGACGGCTTCCAGACAACGTGCCTGTTCGGCTCAGCAACCGAATGAAGTCAGCCCTCGGTCATATGATGCCGGGCGTCACGAAAGACGAAGAGCGTCGAGTGACCGAGATCGCGCTGAACGTTGACCTCATGCTCCCGGGGAATGGAGCGGAGCGTGCCGACACACTTCTCCACGAGATGGCGCACGTCGCTGACTACCTTGAGTCGGGGGGACGCGGTCACGGTGCATCCTGGAAGGCATGGGCGCAGGGGGTGGGTTGTCGACCCACGACACTGTATGACCGGCCAGTCCGATACCGGAAGCGGCGGCGGGATGCTGTCACGCGCGTTCCGCCTCTCCCCGCCGCGCTGTCCGCCCAGAGGTCCGCGCTCGCTGAAGCGGCTACTCAGGCCTAACGCAGTGCCGTCGCCTCTGGGCATCGGCTGATTGCGGATCGTAACAGTCCTCGCGGCACGTATACGACGCACCCCCCATACGCACACTTTCTAAGAACTCGCTGCGACTGAACCGGTCGACCTTTATCATGGGGCGCTGTTTTTCGAGCGGATAATCCCGACGAGGCCGAGATCCTGTCCGACTCTTACACGACGGGACCTAGCGGCCAGCCCCATCCCGAGCGAGGGCGACGACATTGTCGATCGTGAATCCGAACTTTTCGAAGAGAATTTCTGCCGGTGCGGACGCACCAAAGTGATCGAGCCCAATAGCCTGCCCACCGTCACCGATCCAGCGGTGCCAGCCGAATGTGCTTCCGGCCTCGACAGAAACGCGAGCCGACACCGAAGGTGGGAGGACCTCGTCTCGATACGTCTGATCCTGCTGACCGAAGAGGAACCAGCTCGGCAGACTCACTACTCTCGTCGGAATCCCATCGGCTTCGAGCACCATACGCGCGTCGACGGCCAGGCCAAGCTCAGTTCCACTCGCCATGAGAATCACCTCGGGTTCTCCACCCGTGGCCTCGGCTAACACATACCCACCGCGGCGAAGTCCGTCTGCAGACGCGAGCACATCTCCGGAGTTCTCGTCCGCTGCGGCACTTCCCTCGCGAGCGAGCACGGCCACCTTCTGGCGGCTCAACGCCAGGAAGGACGGGCCGTTCTTTCGTTCGATCGCAACCCGCCACGCCACCTCCGTCTCAGGGCCATCTCCAGGCCTCAGATCCATGACGTTCGGAATCGCGCGCAGCGCCGCCATATGCTCGACCGGCTGATGCGTGGGGCCGTCTTCGCCGAGACCGATCGAGTCGTGCGAGAACACGTACACAACCGGCTGCTCCATCAGCCCCGCGAGACGAATCGCCGGCCGCATGTAGTCGGAGAAGATCAGGAACGTCCCAGCGTAGGGGCGGACACCCCCGTGCAGGGTCATGCCGTTCATGATTGACCCCATTGCGTGCTCTCGGACGCCATAGTGGACGACCCGACCCGCCGGAGTAGCCGGCAGCAAGCTGTCAGCTCCCTTGATATCAGTCTTGTTCGAACCACCTAGGTCGGCCGAACCACCAATGAGGTTCGGCATGCCTGCGGCGAGTCCCTGGATGACTTTCCCTGACCAACCGCGCGTGGCATCGGCAGAGGTAGTCGCAGCCAAGTCAGGCACTTCTGCGTCCCACCCGTCCGGCAATCCACCAGCCATCACCTGCTCGTACTCACCCGCGAGATCAGGATGAGCGGACCGGTAAGCATCAAAGCTCGCCTGCCATTCAGTCTGTGCAGTCTTTCCCTTCGGCACGCACGAGCTCCAGTGCTCACGAGCCCCCGCATCGACGTGGAAGGGCTCGGTCGAAGGGTAGCCGAGGTTCGCCTTGGTCGCAGCGATCTCGTCTGCTCCCAGTGGCGTACCGTGCGATGCAGACGTCCCGGCCTTTCCGGGGCTCCCGTATGCGATGGTCGTGCGGAGGACGATGAACGTCGGGCGGGCGGTCTCGGCCTTGCCTGCGGCTATGGCCGCGTCGATCGCATCCACGTCGTTTCCGTCTTCGACATGGAGCACGTGCCATCCGTACGACGCGAAACGAGCGCCCTGATCAGTAGAGGTGGAGAGGTCGGTCCCGCCCTCGATGGTGATCCGGTTGTCATCCCAGATCCAGATCAATTTCCCGAGCTGCTGATGGCCCGCGATGGCTCCTGCCTCATGCGAGATACCCTCCATGACATCACCGTCGGAGCACAGCGCGATCGTGTGGTGGTCCACGACCTCGTGTCCCGGCCGATTGAACCGCTCCGCGAGCCAACGCTCAGCGAGTGCGAACCCGACTGAGTTGGCGATCCCCTGCCCCAATGGACCGGTGGTCGTCTCGACCCCAGGGATATGTCCGTACTCCGGGTGCCCAGCCGTGGGCGAGCCCCACTGCCGGAAGTTCCGGATATCTTCTTCCGAGACCTCGTAGCCGCTGAGGTGCAGGAGAGAGTACATGAGCATCGACGCATGCCCGATCGAGAGAATGAAGCGGTCACGGTCCAGCCACTGCGGATCACGCGGATTGTGACTCAAGTGACGATGGAAAAGCACATATCCCACCGGGGCCAGGGCCATCGGTGTACCCGGGTGCCCGGAGTTCGCCTGCTGTACGGCGTCCATCGAAAGAACCCGAATCGCATCGATCGCCAGCTGTTCGGTGCTGTTCATGTGACTCGCTCGTCAGAGTAATCCCTGGCCTAACCCATCCCGACCGTGGCGTTAGCCCACGACAAAATTCACGAGGCGTCCCGGCACATAAATCACGCGCCGCTCCTGGACCCCCTCCAGATGCCGACGCACATTCTCGTCGGCCCTCGCCGCAGCGACGACAATCGCCTCCTCGGCGTCCTTGGGCATCTGGATCGCAGCACGCCGCTTTCCGTTGACCTGGATCGCGATCTCGATAGTGGACTCGACCGCCTTTTCCGGGTCAAAGTCAGGCCAGTTTCCGCCATCGAAGATGCTGTCTTCATGCCCCAGGCGTTCCCAGAGCTCCTCTGCCATGTGAGGCGCAAACGGAGCAACCATGACGATCAGCGGCTCGACTTCGGCCCGTGCGGCGGAGCGTCCCCCGGATCGAATCACGTTTAGGCACTCCATCAGTGCCGCAATCGCCGTGTTGTAGCCGAGCTTTGGCAACTGGTCCGTCACCTGGCGAATCGTCTGATGAACCTTCCGTTCCACTGCCGCGTTCGGCTCTCTGTCACCGGCAGAGACCACGGTGTCCCAGAGGCGATGCAGGAAGCCGTGTGGCCCCTGGATCCCCTGCGGGCGATAGTCACCACCCTCCTCGAACGGCCCCAGGAACATCAGGTAAGTGCGGAAGGTGTCCGCACCGAATTCCTCAATAATCGGGTCAGGGACGATCACGTTCCCCTTGCTCTTCGACATCTTCGTGCCGTCGGCAATTATGAGCCCGTGCGCCCGGAAGACCTGGTACGGCTCTTCAAAGTCGATATGGCCCAGGTCCTTCAGCACCATCGTGATGAACCGTGAGTAAAGCAGGTGCAGCACGGCGTGTTCATTCCCACCGATGTACGTGTTCAGCGGCAACCACTTCTTCGTGATCTCAGGATCGAACGGCACATCGTCGAAATCTGCAGATGGGTACCGGATGAAGTACCAGCCCGAATCAAGGAACGTGTCGGACACGTCAGTCTCCCGACGCGCGCCTGCTCCACACTCCGGACACGTCGTCTTGTACCACTCTTCGACCCGAGCCAGAGGGCTGATCCCTGAATCATCGGGCTTAAAATCCTCAACTCGCGGCAGAATGACCGGAAGCTGATCCTCGGGTACCGCGACCGGCCCACACGCCTCACAGTGAACGATCGGAATAGGAGGACCCCAGTATCGCTGCCGCGAAATGCACCAGTCATGGAGGCGGAAATTGACCTTCGCGTCACCCCATCCCTGCTCGGCCGCCCACGCGGTGACCGCGTCCACGGACTCCTTCACGTCTATCCCGTCGAACAAACCGGAATGCACCAGCCGCCCAGCGCCAACGTAGGCTTCCGTCAGTGGCGTATCGGCATTGTCGTCAGGACCCGCGACGACGCGAACGATCGGCAACTCGAACTGCTCGGCAAACTCGAAGTCACGACTATCGTGGCCGGGTACCGCCATGATCGCGCCGGTCCCGTACTCCATGAGCACGTAGTCGGCGACCCAGATCGGGATCAATTGTCCCGTCGCGGGATTCCGACAGAAGCCACCCGTTGGCACACCAGTCTTCGTCTTGTCGGTCTTCTGTCGGGCCACGAGGTCCTTCTTCGCGGCCTTGTCGACATACGCATATACCGAGGGGCGCTGGCCGTCGTCAGTGACCTCCTGCACGAGCGGATGCTCAGGAGACAGAACAACGTACGTCGCCCCGAACACCGTATCCGGACGTGTCGTGTAGACCTCGATCTTCGTCCCGGTGGGCTCCCCGGCTGCGTCGACCACGGGGAAGTGGAGCTGGGCCCCCGTACTTCGGCCGATCCAGTTCGACTGCGCCTTGACCGTCGTGGTCGACCAGTCCAGGTCCTCGAGATTGTCGAGCAGGCGCTGTGCGTATTTCGTGATCCGGAAGAACCACTGCGTGATGCGTCGTTGTTCGACAGGCGTACTGCAGCGCTCGCACGCTCCTCCAACGACCTGCTCGTTCGACAGCACGGTCATGCATGAGGGACACCAATTGACCGGCGCCTCCTTCTGCTCGGCCAGCCCTGCCTTGAAAAACTGCAGGAAAATCCACTGCGTCCATTTGTAGTAGGACGGGTGGGTTGTATCGACCGAGTGCTCCCAGTCGAACATGCCGCCGATACGGCGCAACTGTCGCGTAAAGTTCTTGACGTTCGACGGGATCAGATCCATCGGATGCGTGCCGATCTTCAGTGCGAAATTCTCGGAGTGAATCCCGAACGCGTCGAAGCCCATCGGCTCGAAGACCGTCTTGCCGAGGAGTCGCTGAAAGCGGCCGTGCGTGTCTGCGCCTGCGAATGCGTAGATGTTGCCGACGTGAAGTCCCTCTGCGGACGGATACGGGAACATCATGAGGTTGTAGAACGGGTCCTCCGCGTTCCTCAGCTCCTCACGCGTGAGCGTGTTCGTGCCTCGCTCTTCCCAGAGACGCTGCCACTTCTCTTCGACTTCCGACGGGTTGTACCCGTCTTTTTCTTCGTGGGCCATGATCAGGCGGACTTCGTGACCGGCAGCGAGTTCATGGCCGCCGAGTCAGTACATGAGGACCACAGCGGGTAAGGCCGGTGATCCGAAGGAACCGCAAAGCTACATGGCGCGGGAAGTCGTCCCAAGGGGCGACAGCCCCGGTCAGATACGCCCCAGCTGTATCGTCAGGACAGCAGCCCGCGCGCCCGAATCGAAATCGTACATCATGGCCGCGCCCGTCAGCGTCATTTCGACATCGTTGTCCACGATGTCAAACACGTCGCCTTCAATGGTCAGGGTGCCAACCGTGATATCCACCGTCCCGCCGCCGGAGACTTCCATTCCCGCACCATCGGCAAACGTGGTGCTGATGATCGGAGGCCTCGGGCCGTAGTCAACCACAGCAGTGAACATCGCGCCGTCTCTTGCGACGAGATCAACTGACGGCTCTTCACCGGAGACGTCACTGTAGACGTAGCTCGACGCGACCCACAGACCGGAGATATCCCCGATGGCGAACCCCAGGACCGTGTCCGGCTGACAACCGGTCAGCGACACGCACGTGCTGACAATCAGGAGGTAACTCGTTCGCATCAAATCAGGTCTGTACGGGATCGGGACTTGGTCCAGCGCCGCGAAGAGTCCCGCAGCGACTCACTCATAGTGTATCTTCCGAGACAATGTCGAAACCCAAGAAAAAGATCTCCGGCGCGAGCCTGCGCAACGCGTTCGAAGAGATCATATGGCCGCGGAAGAATCTGATCGGAATCGGATTGATTCTGATCGTCATGAACCGCCTTTCAGGACTCGCCCTCCCGCTCGTGTCGCGCTACATCATCGACGGACCCACGACTGGCGATACCGACCGCCTTCCCTTCTACCTGAGCATTGTCGCAGGAGCTATCGCGATCCAGGCGTCGACGTCATACGCGATGACGATGCTGCTCAGCGTGGAGGCACAGAACCTCATCGCGAACCTGCGGTCACAGGTGCAGAAGCACGTGCTGCAGCTTCCCGTGCGCGTCCATGACAACACCAAGACCGGTGAACTGGTGTCCCGGATCATGGATGACGTCGAAGGTGTCAGAAACCTTGTGGGGACTGGACTCGTGCAGCTTGTCGGCGGGACGATCACCACGATCGTTGCGTTCGTATTCCTCATGCGTACGAACGTCGCAATGACAGGTCTGGCCCTCGTGCCACTCGCCGCGTTCGGCTTTGTGTCCATAAGGGCGTTTCAGACGCTGCGCCCCGCCTTCCGCGAGCGTGGAAAGATAAGGGCGGAGGTCATTGGCCGCCTGACTGAAGCCCTCGGTGGCATCCGGATCATCAAAGGATTCCACGCGGTCGACAAAGAGGGGGACATCTTCCTGGAAGGGGTCATGAAGATCTTCGCAAACGTGAAGACGACCCTCACCACATCGAGCCTGGTGACGAGTCTCGGCACGTTCTTCATAGGCATGGCGAGCGTTCTTATTCTCGGCTACGGAAGCCTTCTTATCGGTCAGGACCTGCTCACCGCAGGTGAGCTCATTTCGTTCATTCTCCTGCTCGGTTTCCTGATTGCCCCGGTCCTCCAGATGGCGAACATCGGGACCCAGATGACCGAGGCGTTCGCTGGACTCGATCGTACTGCGGAAGTCTTGGGCTGGCCCCAGGAAGACGATGACCCGGAGCGTACGGTGACGATGCCCGCGATCACGGGACATCTCGTATTCGAGGACGTCCGCTTCCGGTATGATGACGACAAGCCGGTACTGCATGGTGTTTCCTTCGAAGCGACGCCAGGCATGGTCGTGGCACTCGTCGGAAGTTCCGGTTCAGGTAAATCCACGATGGCCGGGCTCGCAGCGACGTTCCTGACGCCGGACTCAGGTCGCGTGGTCATGGACGGTGTCGACCTGCGCACGGTGAACCTCGCGAGCTATCGGAAGCAGCTTGGACTGGTGTTCCAGGACGACTTCCTCTTCGACGGGACGATTCGAGACAATCTCCGATTTGCGAGCCCCGAGGCGACGGACGCGGAAATCGATGACGCGGCAGAGAAGGCTTATATAAGGGAATTTTCCGATCGGTTCCCGGACGGCCTGGAGACGATCATAGGCGAGCGAGGGGTCAAACTGAGCGGTGGTCAGCGTCAGCGCGTAACAATCGCACGAGCCCTGCTCGCCGACCCACGTGTTCTGCTCTTGGATGAGGCGACGTCCAGCCTCGACACCGAAAGCGAAGCTTTGATCCAGGCGAGCCTGGACGACCTGCTTCGCGACCGTACCACCATCGTGATCGCACATCGCCTCACAACGATCCAGCGAGCAGACCTGATCCTGGTGCTTGAGGGCGGAGAGGTGGTCGAGCGCGGCAAGCATGATGATCTCATGACGGCCGAGGGCCGCTACCACCAACTCTACACCGTGCAGGCACGTATCTAGCACCCGTCTCAAGGGCGGTAACCTACCAGTCCCCAGTGATGGCCTGCACAGCTACCACTTCCGGCGGGAGGTCACCGGCCGTCATCGTCGATAAGAACGCGGCACAAAGTCCTGAGCGGCTCATCGAACCTGTTTCCCGGAAAGCGGGTGGGCACGGAGAGAGCGAAGGGTCAGCGATTGGGAGCTTCCGTGCCTTCCCAGGCACACCCCGTACTTACATCAGCTCCGATTTCAACACGCGCGGTCCAAGTGAAGACCGCCCCAACCATGCTGTCGCTACAGGGTCCGGCCTCGAACACGGCCCGTATCCTGATGGCTTCGGGACCGGTGGCTCGGGACTCGTAAGCCCAACCGTCCCCGAACCGAGTCGGAGAGGCGGGTTCGAATACCGTCTCAGGGATGTCCGGCGTGGACAGGAAGATCCCCGAAGGCGTGACCCTGAGGTGCCAGAACGGCTCCTCGCCGGAAGCTCGAAAAGCGAAAGTACTCACGTCCTCGCCGCAACCAAAACCCTCAGTCGCAGGCGCCGCGCGTCGGAGTTCCCGCACGGTCAACAGTCCCTCATAGGCAGCACCGAACCCGGTCTCGGGCGCCGGGCCCGAAAGGGCCTCGACCTCCACGAAGACAGGCGCATAGGGCTCTCCACTGAGCGCATCGTACACCTCCACCAACTCTCTCGTCGGGATCACCCAGAACTCACGGTCTTCTGCGCAGGGTTTGATGCTCCGAACCTCCAGACCCAAGACGAGAGACCCTCGGACTAAGGAGACACCCGAGGCACTCGGAGTGGGCTCGCTGGCGGTGACCGAGGCCGCCTCACTTTCGCCATCTGACACCGGCTCGCACGCAGCAGACCCTAACGCGACCGCGATCGCCGCGAGAGTCGCGAGCGGTCCCTGTCTGGACACACTGGAATTCTTACTCACTTTTCCGTCAGTTAACCTGGACCTAGCGGCAGATCCCGTTGAACGCGACGAGCATGGCCGGGATCCTGGTTGCAACATCATCCCCCGGGCCAAGCATCACATCACGAGACACGCAGCGCGGCCCAAGCGTGATGTCGAACTCCATGTGCACCGAGCGAATGCCGTCCATGGGATGGTAAAACGTCTTGGTCTGGTTCCCACGGAGGGATCCAAGGCGCTCACGCTGCCCGTCCACAATCAAGTAGACACGGGCGTCCTCGAGCTGCTGGTTCTGAATTTCGATCGTGAGAACCGTCGAGACATCGCCACTGAAGGGCTCGGGTGGGGGAGTTGCTACGCCGCCGCCGCATGCCGAACCCATGATGGCAAGGGCCGCTATCCCGAACACACTCGGTACAGATTTCGAAGACAGCATCGAAGAAACTCCGATTTCAAGAATTCAGAAACGGCCCATATCTGATTCAAACTGAATGACGAGTCAAAGAAACGCCATTGCACATAGGTCTTACTCGCCTAAGGTGAATAAATTACTCGTCCAGCGGGGAGCCCCTACTCGGCCGTGGCGGAAAATATGTCAAGCGGCGGCACCAAGCTTGATCAGCCTCGAAAGATCGATGCCAACCAACACCCGTCGGGGCCCATCTGAATGACTCGAAATAGTCGGGACGCGGCCAGAAAGACGGCCGCAACCAGATTCAGGGAGAGAATTCGAAGTCCGATGTTGGCTGTGAGGCAATCCAGTACAGCCGAACTCCGATTTGCCGCGTGGCCTCCGGACCACCAAAGGTCGATCATCGTCTACAGGCTCCCGTCGTCCGCACACGCGATACATCGGGGCTTCCTAGGGCAGCTCGCCAACCACGCCCTCGATAGAAGCGGAGAGCCGACCGCATGGCCGCCCCCCTCAGACAGCCCAGAATCGGACCGTCAGATCTCAGCCTTTCATCAGCCGATAATGAAGCCGGCCTTGAATACGATCGGATCGTTGTCGAGGTCCGGGAGGGATGGGTCGTCCTCAATAAACTCCACCGAGCCCTCGAGGAACAGCCTGCTGATCTGAACGCCCAGCCCGACAAATCCAACGTTCTCCAATCTTTCCAAGCCGCCGAGGCTCGTCGCGCTGCGCTGATAACCACCGAGGAGATACGGGGAAATAACCGGGACCGGGACACCGAGCTTCCCCATGACTGACGCCGTGTAGTACGACACCTCGGCATCGTCCGTAAAGAAGTAGGTGCCCATCGCGTAGACGCCAATCGGAAACATTGGCACCTCAAGGCCAAGCCGGGCACCTGCGCCGAACTTACCGTTCAGCCCCAGAGTGTTGTCGATGGCGTCAGCGAAGCTTGAGACCATGGCCACATGAGGAGCAAACTTTAGCTGTGCGTCGACTGGCTTCGCCGAAACAGCGAGCACCCCGGCCACACCCAACACAAACACGAGACGTCGCACTAGGAATCTCCCTTCAGAACGAAACATACGCATACGAACAAACAAGTGGCCACGGAAGTTCATCCGCAACAGATAGCGCTTACCGGGCACCCCCACCGTACGCTCCATCGGCACCTCCGGTTTCGATAACTTTGGGGAGATCGAAAACCTAAACATGGGTTGCCGGTTGGCAGAGCATCTATGCTTAGGCAGCCCGGCAAGATCACCTAGAGTGGAATCCTCAAACCTTCGGTCGCGATTTCGAAGCCGCGAGACCGTACTTCCGCCGCTTCGGGGCTGTCCTCGAAGATGGCCGGATTCGTGTTGTTGATATGCGTGAAGACGACCCGGTCGCCCGACTCAACACGTTCTTGAAGCACATCCATCGAGTGTGGCATGAGCGGATGCGGAATGTCTTCGATATTTCGACCCGGCACTTCCGCACCTGAATAGAACGACCCATCGAGGAGGGCGGTGTCCACGCTCGCGACGACATCGGCTACGTCGAGCTCCCACCGTTCCCAAGAGTCGATGTCGGGCAGGTATAGGACGGTCTGGCTCGGTCCCCGGAACATCCACCCTACCGTATCGGCATACTCGGGGCGGTGCGGCACGAGGAGCGCCCGGGCCTCGAGTTGCGGGTCGATGTGTGTCCACGCGTCGGGCGTAATCGGATAGAGATCGAGACGTCCCTCACGCACCATCAATTCCCAGGGACCGTTCTCCCTCAGGTAGGCCGCCATTCGCTCAGTGCAGTACGTCGGCGTCGGAGCCATGCCGAGTCCCTCGCGCCCGAGGACGGCGAGACCCGCGTAGTGGCCGATGTGGGCATGGGTCAGGAAGATCCCATCGAACGGCCTTCGCTCCCCTGCCCTCGTCCGAAACCTGGGCTCGTCAATCAGGTCTAGCTGTCTGGTGATGTCCGGTGTCGCATCGACCAGGTAGAAGCGGTCGGCATCAGGATTCACGAGTGCGAGTGACGATGCGAAGCGGGGCTGCTCACGCTCACGAGCCTTGTTGCAGCGGTCCGCATAGCAACCGACCTGGGGCATCCCGGCATCCTGGGCGATGCCGAGCACGATGGCATATGGGTCAATGGCAATCTTGCTCGCCATCCGCATCGCAGCCGACAGCCCCGCAGGCCCTGCGGCGAATCCGACGCCAGCCATCCCTAGCGTCCGCACGAAGTCACGCCTTGAAGAGTTCATGTCGACAATCGAACCGACGAGTTACGGATCCGCGAGAGGCCACGTACTTTCCGAGAATCCAAAGTGTTCACGTGTTACCCCCCTGCGAGCCATGGCCAAGAAAGAATCCTTCGACATCACGACGAGTATCGATCTCCAGGAAGTCGACAACGCTGTAAATCAGGCGACCAAGGAGACGCTGACTCGCTATGACTTCAAGGGGACGAGTTGCGAGATCGACTTCGATCGGGCGACCAGTTCGGTGAAACTCGACGCAGACGACGAGTACCGTCTCACGCAACTCCTCGGCGTTGTGAGGGAGAAGCTCGCCCGCCGACAGGTACCGCTAAAGAATATTGATGAGGGCCCGGTGGAGGTCGGCTCACTCGGGCGTGCACGAATGGTGATCAGCCTCAAGTCAGGTATCGATCAGGAGACCGCCAAGAAGATCGTGAAGGACATCAAGGACGACGGCTTCAAGAAGGTGCAGGTACAGATCCAGGGCGAGGAA
This region includes:
- the tkt gene encoding transketolase → MNSTEQLAIDAIRVLSMDAVQQANSGHPGTPMALAPVGYVLFHRHLSHNPRDPQWLDRDRFILSIGHASMLMYSLLHLSGYEVSEEDIRNFRQWGSPTAGHPEYGHIPGVETTTGPLGQGIANSVGFALAERWLAERFNRPGHEVVDHHTIALCSDGDVMEGISHEAGAIAGHQQLGKLIWIWDDNRITIEGGTDLSTSTDQGARFASYGWHVLHVEDGNDVDAIDAAIAAGKAETARPTFIVLRTTIAYGSPGKAGTSASHGTPLGADEIAATKANLGYPSTEPFHVDAGAREHWSSCVPKGKTAQTEWQASFDAYRSAHPDLAGEYEQVMAGGLPDGWDAEVPDLAATTSADATRGWSGKVIQGLAAGMPNLIGGSADLGGSNKTDIKGADSLLPATPAGRVVHYGVREHAMGSIMNGMTLHGGVRPYAGTFLIFSDYMRPAIRLAGLMEQPVVYVFSHDSIGLGEDGPTHQPVEHMAALRAIPNVMDLRPGDGPETEVAWRVAIERKNGPSFLALSRQKVAVLAREGSAAADENSGDVLASADGLRRGGYVLAEATGGEPEVILMASGTELGLAVDARMVLEADGIPTRVVSLPSWFLFGQQDQTYRDEVLPPSVSARVSVEAGSTFGWHRWIGDGGQAIGLDHFGASAPAEILFEKFGFTIDNVVALARDGAGR
- a CDS encoding SprT family zinc-dependent metalloprotease, with the translated sequence MLTPTDFLHALRERGTVHVRCVRFRHNRHTVWSLTQRGTVLNVHAAYRRATPSLLDAFARIAIEGGITSRHSRAAAEEISDWPDLKTALADLRRQHADRTAGSVGGGAAHCCATPDQHAYLRTLYHFFNTTRFDGRLPDNVPVRLSNRMKSALGHMMPGVTKDEERRVTEIALNVDLMLPGNGAERADTLLHEMAHVADYLESGGRGHGASWKAWAQGVGCRPTTLYDRPVRYRKRRRDAVTRVPPLPAALSAQRSALAEAATQA
- a CDS encoding ABC transporter ATP-binding protein, whose translation is MSKPKKKISGASLRNAFEEIIWPRKNLIGIGLILIVMNRLSGLALPLVSRYIIDGPTTGDTDRLPFYLSIVAGAIAIQASTSYAMTMLLSVEAQNLIANLRSQVQKHVLQLPVRVHDNTKTGELVSRIMDDVEGVRNLVGTGLVQLVGGTITTIVAFVFLMRTNVAMTGLALVPLAAFGFVSIRAFQTLRPAFRERGKIRAEVIGRLTEALGGIRIIKGFHAVDKEGDIFLEGVMKIFANVKTTLTTSSLVTSLGTFFIGMASVLILGYGSLLIGQDLLTAGELISFILLLGFLIAPVLQMANIGTQMTEAFAGLDRTAEVLGWPQEDDDPERTVTMPAITGHLVFEDVRFRYDDDKPVLHGVSFEATPGMVVALVGSSGSGKSTMAGLAATFLTPDSGRVVMDGVDLRTVNLASYRKQLGLVFQDDFLFDGTIRDNLRFASPEATDAEIDDAAEKAYIREFSDRFPDGLETIIGERGVKLSGGQRQRVTIARALLADPRVLLLDEATSSLDTESEALIQASLDDLLRDRTTIVIAHRLTTIQRADLILVLEGGEVVERGKHDDLMTAEGRYHQLYTVQARI
- a CDS encoding MBL fold metallo-hydrolase encodes the protein MNSSRRDFVRTLGMAGVGFAAGPAGLSAAMRMASKIAIDPYAIVLGIAQDAGMPQVGCYADRCNKAREREQPRFASSLALVNPDADRFYLVDATPDITRQLDLIDEPRFRTRAGERRPFDGIFLTHAHIGHYAGLAVLGREGLGMAPTPTYCTERMAAYLRENGPWELMVREGRLDLYPITPDAWTHIDPQLEARALLVPHRPEYADTVGWMFRGPSQTVLYLPDIDSWERWELDVADVVASVDTALLDGSFYSGAEVPGRNIEDIPHPLMPHSMDVLQERVESGDRVVFTHINNTNPAIFEDSPEAAEVRSRGFEIATEGLRIPL
- a CDS encoding YajQ family cyclic di-GMP-binding protein, whose product is MAKKESFDITTSIDLQEVDNAVNQATKETLTRYDFKGTSCEIDFDRATSSVKLDADDEYRLTQLLGVVREKLARRQVPLKNIDEGPVEVGSLGRARMVISLKSGIDQETAKKIVKDIKDDGFKKVQVQIQGEELRVTSASRDDLQAVMAFLKPKDYGVELMFGNYR
- the leuS gene encoding leucine--tRNA ligase, with protein sequence MAHEEKDGYNPSEVEEKWQRLWEERGTNTLTREELRNAEDPFYNLMMFPYPSAEGLHVGNIYAFAGADTHGRFQRLLGKTVFEPMGFDAFGIHSENFALKIGTHPMDLIPSNVKNFTRQLRRIGGMFDWEHSVDTTHPSYYKWTQWIFLQFFKAGLAEQKEAPVNWCPSCMTVLSNEQVVGGACERCSTPVEQRRITQWFFRITKYAQRLLDNLEDLDWSTTTVKAQSNWIGRSTGAQLHFPVVDAAGEPTGTKIEVYTTRPDTVFGATYVVLSPEHPLVQEVTDDGQRPSVYAYVDKAAKKDLVARQKTDKTKTGVPTGGFCRNPATGQLIPIWVADYVLMEYGTGAIMAVPGHDSRDFEFAEQFELPIVRVVAGPDDNADTPLTEAYVGAGRLVHSGLFDGIDVKESVDAVTAWAAEQGWGDAKVNFRLHDWCISRQRYWGPPIPIVHCEACGPVAVPEDQLPVILPRVEDFKPDDSGISPLARVEEWYKTTCPECGAGARRETDVSDTFLDSGWYFIRYPSADFDDVPFDPEITKKWLPLNTYIGGNEHAVLHLLYSRFITMVLKDLGHIDFEEPYQVFRAHGLIIADGTKMSKSKGNVIVPDPIIEEFGADTFRTYLMFLGPFEEGGDYRPQGIQGPHGFLHRLWDTVVSAGDREPNAAVERKVHQTIRQVTDQLPKLGYNTAIAALMECLNVIRSGGRSAARAEVEPLIVMVAPFAPHMAEELWERLGHEDSIFDGGNWPDFDPEKAVESTIEIAIQVNGKRRAAIQMPKDAEEAIVVAAARADENVRRHLEGVQERRVIYVPGRLVNFVVG